From a region of the Poecile atricapillus isolate bPoeAtr1 chromosome 16, bPoeAtr1.hap1, whole genome shotgun sequence genome:
- the ZMAT5 gene encoding zinc finger matrin-type protein 5 isoform X1: MGKRYFCDYCDRSFQDNLHNRKKHLNGVQHLRAKRVWYDLFRDAAAILQEEQVKKPCRKFLQTGQCDFGSNCRFSHMTEQDLEKLSAQVQGEKRLKELQREGADIPPGTIEDWLDKRAQRLSTAQSNSALPEKPAPFQYPPGWPPVQELPPSLQAPPPGGWPVPPNLQWG; the protein is encoded by the exons ATGGGGAAAAGGTACTTCTGTGACTACTGTGACAGGTCCTTCCAGGACAACCTGCACAACAGGAAGAAGCACCTCAATGGAGTGCAGCATCTCCGGGCTAAGAGAGTCTGGTACGACTTATTCCGAG ATGCTGCTGCTATCCTGCAGGAAGAGCAAGTCAAGAAACCTTGTCGGAAGTTTCTGCAAACAG GACAGTGTGATTTTGGGTCCAACTGCAGATTTTCTCACATGACAGAGCAGGACCTGGAGAAGCTGAGTGCTCAGGTTCAGG GGGAGAAgaggctgaaggagctgcagagggagggagcagatATCCCACCTGGCACCATCGAGGACTGGCTGGACAAGAGAGCCCAAAGGCTGAGCACAGCTCAGAGTAACAG TGCTCTTCCCGAGAAACCAGCACCATTCCAGTACCCTCCGGGCTGGCCAccagtgcaggagctgcccccGTCCCTGCAGGCCCCCCCACCCGGGGGGTGGCCAGTGCCCCCCAAcctgcagtggggctga
- the ZMAT5 gene encoding zinc finger matrin-type protein 5 isoform X3, with amino-acid sequence MGKRYFCDYCDRSFQDNLHNRKKHLNGVQHLRAKRVWYDLFRDAAAILQEEQVKKPCRKFLQTGQCDFGSNCRFSHMTEQDLEKLSAQVQGDGVPHRAREAAEGLHLLAGWDLKDFLCISLLGDPPILRVQSLTQQCLFQEENP; translated from the exons ATGGGGAAAAGGTACTTCTGTGACTACTGTGACAGGTCCTTCCAGGACAACCTGCACAACAGGAAGAAGCACCTCAATGGAGTGCAGCATCTCCGGGCTAAGAGAGTCTGGTACGACTTATTCCGAG ATGCTGCTGCTATCCTGCAGGAAGAGCAAGTCAAGAAACCTTGTCGGAAGTTTCTGCAAACAG GACAGTGTGATTTTGGGTCCAACTGCAGATTTTCTCACATGACAGAGCAGGACCTGGAGAAGCTGAGTGCTCAGGTTCAGG GAGATGGGGTTCCACATCGTGCCAGGGAGGCAGCTGAGGGATTGCATCTCCTTGCTGGGTGGGATCTGAAGGATTTCCTGTGCATCTCCTTGCTGGGTGACCCGCCCATACTGCGGGTTCAATCTCTCACACAGCAATGCctttttcaagaagaaaaccCATGA
- the ZMAT5 gene encoding zinc finger matrin-type protein 5 isoform X2 encodes MGKRYFCDYCDRSFQDNLHNRKKHLNGVQHLRAKRVWYDLFRDAAAILQEEQVKKPCRKFLQTGQCDFGSNCRFSHMTEQDLEKLSAQVQGEKRLKELQREGADIPPGTIEDWLDKRAQRLSTAQSNSSPIPSCQGGWNWLLLTVSVWIRAPAVSSLT; translated from the exons ATGGGGAAAAGGTACTTCTGTGACTACTGTGACAGGTCCTTCCAGGACAACCTGCACAACAGGAAGAAGCACCTCAATGGAGTGCAGCATCTCCGGGCTAAGAGAGTCTGGTACGACTTATTCCGAG ATGCTGCTGCTATCCTGCAGGAAGAGCAAGTCAAGAAACCTTGTCGGAAGTTTCTGCAAACAG GACAGTGTGATTTTGGGTCCAACTGCAGATTTTCTCACATGACAGAGCAGGACCTGGAGAAGCTGAGTGCTCAGGTTCAGG GGGAGAAgaggctgaaggagctgcagagggagggagcagatATCCCACCTGGCACCATCGAGGACTGGCTGGACAAGAGAGCCCAAAGGCTGAGCACAGCTCAGAGTAACAG ctcccccatcccctcctgccagggagggTGGAATTGGCTCCTCCTCACAGTATCCGTTTGGATTCGGGCGCCGGCTGTTTCCTCGCTCACCTGA
- the CABP7 gene encoding calcium-binding protein 7 has product MPFHPVTAALMYRGIYTVPNILAEQRPVEIPEDELEEIREAFKVFDRDGNGFISKQELGTAMRSLGYMPNEVELEVIIQRLDMDGDGQVDFEEFVTLLGPKLSTSGIPEKFHGTDFDTVFWKCDMQKLTVDELKRLLYDTFCEHLSMKDIENIIMTEEESHMGTAEECPVDVETCSSQQIRQTCVRKSLICAFAIAFIISVMLIAANQVLRSGMK; this is encoded by the exons ATGCCTTTCCACCCGGTGACGGCGGCGTTGATGTACCGGGGGATCTACACCGTCCCCAACATCCTCGCTGAGCAGCGCCCCGTGGAGATCCCCGAGGATGAGCTGGAGG AGATCCGGGAAGCCTTCAAGGTGTTCGACCGCGATGGCAACGGGTTCATCTccaagcaggagctgggcacgGCCATGCGCTCCCTGGGGTACATGCCCAACGAGGTGGAGCTGGAGGTCATCATCCAGCGCCTCGACATGGACG GTGACGGGCAGGTGGACTTTGAGGAGTTTGTGACATTACTGGGGCCCAAGCTCTCCACCTCGGGCATCCCGGAGAAGTTCCACGGCACCGACTTCGACACCGTCTTCTGGAAG TGTGACATGCAGAAGCTGACGGTGGACGAGCTGAAGCGGCTGCTGTACGACACCTTCTGCGAGCACCTGTCCATGAAGGACATCGAGAACATCATCATGACGGAGGAGGAGAGCCACATGGGCACGGCCGAGGAGTGCCCCGTCGACGTGGAGA cctgctccagccagCAGATCCGCCAGACCTGCGTGCGGAAGAGCCTCATCTGCGCCTTCGCCATCGCCTTCATCATCAGCGTGATGCTCATCGCCGCCAACCAGGTGCTGCGCAGCGGGATGAAGTAA